The sequence CGCCTTAAATGATTGGCAACCAAATCAAGCCCAAAGGGATAGACCTGTTTTATGAGATAGTACTTATCTGTATAAAGGAGTAGTACATTTTTAAGGTTGCGAGGCATAGGTATTAGGAGAGCTTTGAGAGGCCTTTGCAAAAAGTGCCATTTTGCAAAGGCTTCGAAGGAAGACGCTATTTTTCTTCAGTGTCTTTCCGTGATAATCCGTGGTGACCTATCATTCAAGAAGGGACGCCCCTAAAAGATACTCTTCGTATTCGGTGGGTCCATCTTGATAAATTTCCATCATCGCATCAAATTCTTTTCTTTTACTACTGTTTATCCAGGTATGCCAGCTTTCAATATTTTCCCACGTGGTGATCACCAGCATATGCTGAGGGTCGTTATGTTCCAGCAGGGTCTCACCGGAAATATATCCCGGCTGACTCAAGGCTGCAGAGCGCAATTTTTTAAACAAAGCAAATATTTCTTTTTTTTTCCCTACTTTAAAGCGTCTTCTGATTAAAATCTTAGCAACCATGGTATCCTCCTTTTATACCAGAAAACTCCACAAAATACCGGCGCATATTGCGGAACCGATCACACCGGAAGAGTTACATGCCATGGCATGCATCAAAAGATAATTGGTAGGATCTTCATGTTGTCCGACCAGGTGAACTTCCCGGGCGGATCCGGGTACGGCTGACACACCGGCAGCACCCAATAAAGGATTGATTTTATCTTTAAGGAAGAGATTCATTATCTTGGCAAATATAACCCCTGATGCAGTGGCTATACTGAACGCAATGGCGCCTAGGCAAAAAATACCAACCGATTTTCCGGTCAAAAACACATCCCCCTGGGTGCTCGCTCCAACGGTGAATCCAAGGAAAATGGTGGCAATATCGATAATGGCTGTGCGTGCAGTTTGAACCAGGCGTTTGGTTACACCGCACTCTTTCATAAAATTTCCAAAAAAGAATGTTCCCAGCAGAGGGATAGAGGCCGGAGCCAGAAAACAGCAAAGGATCATACCGACGACAGGAAAAATGACCAGTTCCTTCTTGGACACCTCGCGCGGTTCCGACATGTGGATCAGCCTTTCCTTACGGGTGGTCAGCAACCTCATGATGGGAGGCTGAATGACCGGTATCAGTGCCATGTAGGAATATGCAGCGATGGCAACCGGTCCGATAAGATGCGGTGCCAGTTTTGCCGTAAGGAATATGGATGTGGGCCCGTCAGCGCCACCGATAATTGCGATGGATCCGGCTTCCTTGGGCAAAAACCCAAGCGCAAGGGCACTCAACAGAGTAAAAAATATACCCATTTGAGCAGCCGCTCCCAAAAGCATCAGTTTGGGGCGCGCAAGCAAAGAGGAAAAATCGGTCATTGACCCAAGCCCAAGAAAAATAATAGACGGGTAACATCCGGTGGTAACTCCAAAATACAAATAATGTAAAACACTATTCGGTTCATATATACCCAGTCCAAAACCTTTAAAAAAGGGTACATTACCCACGAGAATACCGAAGCCAATGGGTACGAGAAGAAGAGGTTCAAATTGCTTGGCTGTGCCCAAATAGATAAATATAGACCCCACCACCAACATGATTATGTTGCGATAATCTGCAAGATAATAGCCTGTATTTGTTAAGAATTGAATTAGAAGTTCCATTTATTTACCTTTTTTCATAAATTCTTAGGGTTGGTTCCAGGTAAACCGGCCATCTCCAGCGGGTGCCAGGATACGGGCCTGTCTGAAGTTTGAAATCGTTATATGCGGATGCGGAAAGCCCTTTTGCTGACAAATTTCATAAAGCCGGGTTAGCTCAAAAGGCTGTTCAAGTTCTTCAATCAAATGAGAATAATAACGCGCAGCTTCATTGATGTCTGCAGGAAAACGATGGGGGATCACGGAAGTATCTTCATCCTGCACTTCTTCGGTTTGTTCCGGGGGATGATTATGGTTGAATTTTGATATGAAATTTTCCCAGAACCTTAAAACTCTATTAAGCTGGGAAACCACAAAAGACAAAACCACCAGACCGGAAAAAACGATGATGGCTCCGGTATAAGCCATGGCCCATCCATTGGCATTATTTATTGCTTCTAAACCGTACAATTTAAACCTCCCTGTTTAACTAAAGAAACCGTGGTAAATGCTAAATCAGCAGTACCTTTAATAGAACATCGGTTAAAATAAACAAAAGAGTTAGTTGCTCATAAAACATAAAAGATGTCAACAGAAATGATACTTTTTAATAAGGAAAAAACCGTTTGCAGCAGACAGGAATGATGATACCCTTGTTATATTTTCTATTGTAAAAAAAAATTGCCCGGCATAAATAAAAAACGGATAGAAAGGATACGACTTGCCCATGTCTACTTCCGCATCTGAAAAATTGCGCCGTTTTTATGATCAGTTTTCCAGCAATGACCATGTGCTAATCTTGATTAATGCTGATCCGGACGCCATTGCATGTGCCATGGCGGTGAAAAGGCTGCTGTGGAGAAAAACAGCCGGTGTAACCCTATCCAATATCAATGTGATCAAGAGGCCGGATAACTTAGCCATGATACGCCTGTTGGGAGTAAGCCTTGTTCATGTGGATGAAATTGATGAAAATGCGTTTAGTCGAATAGTGATGGTGGATTCTCAACCGGATCATCACCAATCCTTCGCAAGATTCAGACACGATGTGATTATAGACCATCATCCGGATACCGGGGTTGATGCACCTTTTACCGATATCCGCCCCAATTACGGCGCTGCTACCAGCATATTGACCGAATACCTTCGTACCGCGAAAATCAAGCCTTCAGCCAAACTGGCAACCGGCCTGTTTCTCGGCATTAAAGCAGATACGGATAATTTTAAACGGCAAACGCAAATTGAAGATGTCAGGGCATTTCAATATCTTTTTAAATATGCCAATATCCACCTTGCCAGAAAGATCGAACAGGCGGAACTGAGGCTTGATTTTCTTAAATATTTTAAGACCGCCCTGCAGACCAGGCGCATGCGCAAAGGCAAGGTCTTCGTCCACCTAGGGGCTGTGGCCAACCCTGATGTTTGTGTGCTTGTGGCTGATTTTTTTATGAGGGTTGATTCAGTCACATGGAGCATTATCTCAGGTACCTATGAAAAGAAACTGGTGGTCATCTTTAGAAATGACGGTATCAGGAAAAATGCAGGCACCGTGGCACAAAAAGCTTTCGGCTTTATCGGTTCAGCCGGCGGTCATAAAAGTATGGCCCGTGCCGAGATGCCTGTGGTCGAAATAAAGGAGTACACCGATTACAAAGATGAAAAAAAACTGCTCAGGTGGATCATAAGCAGGATTGAAAGAAAGGCTGGGTAACCCGCATGGAATCAACTGAAATAACCGTTACCATTCTCGGTTCCGGGACGTGTGTTCCATCACTTAAGCGAAGCGCCTGTTCCGTTCTCCTTGACATTAACGGGTCAAAGCTGCTGTTCGATTCAGGACCGGGCACCATGAGAAGGCTCCTTGAAACCGGAACAACCATATCCGACATCTCTTTTATATTTTACAGTCACCTGCACCCGGATCACACCGGAGAGCTGGTTAACTTTTTGTTTGCCACCAAATATCCGGATGAAAACAGCCGAACCATTCCATTAACGATCATCGCAGGACACGGCTTTTCCACCTTTTATAAAAAGCTTAAAAACATTTATGGGAACTGGATAGAGCTTTCTCCGGGTCTGCTAACCATACTTGAGCTGGACAACACCTCCCCTGATTCGATTGGTTTCGATCACTTTACCGTAAAATCAATCCCGGTTGAACACACTGAGGAAAGTATCGCATACAGGGTAAACACCGTGAGGGGAAAATCCGTGGTCTATTCAGGTGATACGGATTTTAATGAAAATCTGATTACACTCGCCAAAAAGGCGGATCTGCTTATCTGTGAATCTGCCATGCCCGATGAATTAAAGGTCACGGGCCACCTGACCCCTTCCCTGTCCGGTGAAATTGCCACCCGGGCAAATGTCGGCAAGCTGGTTCTCACCCATTTTTATCCCGAATGCGACCACACCGATATTAAAAAACAATGCCGCAAAACCTGGTCCGGTCCACTTGTGCTGGCAGAGGACCTG is a genomic window of Thermodesulfobacteriota bacterium containing:
- a CDS encoding antibiotic biosynthesis monooxygenase family protein, which produces MVAKILIRRRFKVGKKKEIFALFKKLRSAALSQPGYISGETLLEHNDPQHMLVITTWENIESWHTWINSSKRKEFDAMMEIYQDGPTEYEEYLLGASLLE
- a CDS encoding sodium ion-translocating decarboxylase subunit beta, translating into MELLIQFLTNTGYYLADYRNIIMLVVGSIFIYLGTAKQFEPLLLVPIGFGILVGNVPFFKGFGLGIYEPNSVLHYLYFGVTTGCYPSIIFLGLGSMTDFSSLLARPKLMLLGAAAQMGIFFTLLSALALGFLPKEAGSIAIIGGADGPTSIFLTAKLAPHLIGPVAIAAYSYMALIPVIQPPIMRLLTTRKERLIHMSEPREVSKKELVIFPVVGMILCCFLAPASIPLLGTFFFGNFMKECGVTKRLVQTARTAIIDIATIFLGFTVGASTQGDVFLTGKSVGIFCLGAIAFSIATASGVIFAKIMNLFLKDKINPLLGAAGVSAVPGSAREVHLVGQHEDPTNYLLMHAMACNSSGVIGSAICAGILWSFLV
- a CDS encoding DHH family phosphoesterase, with the translated sequence MSTSASEKLRRFYDQFSSNDHVLILINADPDAIACAMAVKRLLWRKTAGVTLSNINVIKRPDNLAMIRLLGVSLVHVDEIDENAFSRIVMVDSQPDHHQSFARFRHDVIIDHHPDTGVDAPFTDIRPNYGAATSILTEYLRTAKIKPSAKLATGLFLGIKADTDNFKRQTQIEDVRAFQYLFKYANIHLARKIEQAELRLDFLKYFKTALQTRRMRKGKVFVHLGAVANPDVCVLVADFFMRVDSVTWSIISGTYEKKLVVIFRNDGIRKNAGTVAQKAFGFIGSAGGHKSMARAEMPVVEIKEYTDYKDEKKLLRWIISRIERKAG
- a CDS encoding MBL fold metallo-hydrolase produces the protein MESTEITVTILGSGTCVPSLKRSACSVLLDINGSKLLFDSGPGTMRRLLETGTTISDISFIFYSHLHPDHTGELVNFLFATKYPDENSRTIPLTIIAGHGFSTFYKKLKNIYGNWIELSPGLLTILELDNTSPDSIGFDHFTVKSIPVEHTEESIAYRVNTVRGKSVVYSGDTDFNENLITLAKKADLLICESAMPDELKVTGHLTPSLSGEIATRANVGKLVLTHFYPECDHTDIKKQCRKTWSGPLVLAEDLMNIDFI